TGAATCCAATAATGTGAGCTGAAAACCAACAGCGAGCGGGTGATTCGGGATCGATTCTGTTGACCCCCATGACACCCGTGCTGGAGGAGTGGCTTGCTTTGCTCTCTCGGGTCCGGCGGCATCACGGGAAGGACGCCTTCGCGGGGCGCGATCACCGTCGACACCTACTGAAAGCCGGCTTCGCACGAACTGAGGCAAGTGCCTTCGGGGAAAGTGCGGGGTCGCCGGAGCAGACGCGATGCTACGCCGCCCTTTTCAAGGCGCTGCTCCGTGACTGGGCCCAGACGGCGACGGCAGAAGGGTGGGCGGACCAAAGGACGATGAACTCAATGATGGCCGAGATGGATGCCGGGGCGGAACGTCCAGATGCGTTCTTCGCCTGGATGTATTGCGCGGCAGTCGCCTGGAAGAGGAACTGAGCGTGATGCGCCGCTAGATTACAGCGTCGTCCCCGAGTCGAGCAGCGCGATCATCGGTTTGAGGCGGTCGTACAACTGCGCCGTCACGCGCGCGTCGTCGAGACAGTAGCGCGCGATCTCCTCGCGCCGGCCTTCGCGGTACAGCGCGGCCACGCCGGCGCCGCGAACGCCGTCCTTGGGCGACGCGAGACCGAACTGGCAGGACCAGAACTCCAGGCCGCCCCTCATCCGGCTCGCGTGCCAGAACGTGAGGACGTCGTACAGGTCGCAGTGATTGTTCAACCGGTACCGCGGCCCCATGAGGTTGCGGGACGGCGGCACGCCGAGGATCGCGGATCGCAGCAGCAGATACGGCCCGTCGAAGGCCCGGCCGTTGAACGTGACGATGAGCGGGGAGTCCCGCTCGATGACGGCCCAGAACTCGCGTACCATCGCGGCTTCGGAGCCGCGAAAGATCTGCGTGTCCTCGCTGAACGCCGTCCAGTCCGACGCCTCACCCTCCACGAGAACCCGCCCCCGGCCGGCGTCCGGATCCCACAGGCCGATCGCGACGATGCGGCCGGTCGCGGCGTGGAGCGCGAGGCGCTCCCGCGCGGCGTCGGGATCGCCGTCGCCCTTCGACCGTTCATTGAGATAGGTCTGTACCGGCAGGGAGAGAGTCTCCCATTCCTGGCCGACCGTCTCGATGTCCAGCGCCACCACGGGCCTCGGCATCACGCCTCCCCCCCATAGCCGCCGCCGCGCGCGCCGATCGCCGCTACCGTCCGCCGCCGGCACCCCCGGCGCGCGCGTAGACGATGTGCTTCCGGTTGGACGTGTGGGGCCGGATCTTGTGCGGCCACGTGCCGCTGTCGGCCGCCTGCTTGAAGGCCTCGCTCTCGGGGACGTCGGGCCGATCCATCTCGTAGAGCGCCACGTACCGCGGCACCCCGGGGGTGTCCGTACGGTACCGCGCCGCGCTCAGGATGCCCGGCACCTTGAGCAGGGCCGGAATATGCTCCCTGTCGTAGACGTCATTGAACGCCGCTTCGACATCCGGGGCGACGTCCATCATCACCACAAACAGATACGGTGCCTGTGCCGCCATGCGCGCGCCTCCCTCTCGTCGTCCGGCGCGTCCCGCACGCGGGAGGCGCCGGGAGGATCATCGATGAAGCCACCGTGGCTCGTGCTCGGTCCCGGGGATGGGGAGGCGCTGCGCCTGCGTCCGCCGTCCCGCAGCGGCAACGTGACGATCAAGGTGGACCGCAAGACCGTGGGGTCGCCCCGGCTCGCCATGGGGCGTCAGCGCCTCGGTCCGGGCGCCTCGATCCCGGTGCACCTGCACGAGCATCAGGATGAGATCCTCTTCGTGCACGCCGGCCGCGGCACGGCGGTCTTCGACGGCCGGCGAGTGCCCGTCCGGACGGGGACGACCATCTTCGCCCGCCGCGGCGTCTGGCACGGTGTCGAGAACACCGGGGGCGCGGACCTGCATCTCATCTGGATTATCTCGCCGCCGGGACTCGAGGAGATGTTCCGCGACATCAGCGTGCGGAAGGGCCGGCGCCCCCGGCCCATGACGCGGGATGAATTCGCGGCCCTCGTGCGCCGACACCGCATGCACGTGCGTCCGGCGGGGCGGCCTACGCAAGCAGATGCGGCGCGTGGCGCTCGACGTCCGGCCGCATCTCCCGCAGCGCGTCGCCCACCGCGGCGGCGCACGCTTCGATCTCGGCGTCGGTCATCGGCACGCAGAGACTGAACGAGCCGCGCGAGATCGAGTAGATGCCCCGGTTCAACAGGTGCAGGTGCAGCAGCGACTGGAGGGCCGCGGGCACCGCCGCTCGTGACCGGTAATCCGTCACCGGGCGATCGCTGAACAAGATGCTGGAAAACGATCCAACGCCGGTGACCTGCGCCCGTATCCCCGAGGCCCGCGCCGTCTCGGACAAGCCGGCCCGCAGCCGGGCGCCGAGGGCGTTCAGCCGCTCGATCTGCGGCTGATCGAGCAGTCGCAGCACCGCCGCGCCGGCCACCACCGTCGCCCGGTTGCC
This is a stretch of genomic DNA from bacterium. It encodes these proteins:
- a CDS encoding ribonuclease H-like domain-containing protein; this encodes MPRPVVALDIETVGQEWETLSLPVQTYLNERSKGDGDPDAARERLALHAATGRIVAIGLWDPDAGRGRVLVEGEASDWTAFSEDTQIFRGSEAAMVREFWAVIERDSPLIVTFNGRAFDGPYLLLRSAILGVPPSRNLMGPRYRLNNHCDLYDVLTFWHASRMRGGLEFWSCQFGLASPKDGVRGAGVAALYREGRREEIARYCLDDARVTAQLYDRLKPMIALLDSGTTL